A genomic region of Bernardetia sp. ABR2-2B contains the following coding sequences:
- the speD gene encoding adenosylmethionine decarboxylase gives MNALGRHVIVELYDCKPALLDDVTHVQNAMQNAAQEAGATIINLTFHHFSPYGVSGVVVIEESHLAIHTWPEWGFASIDLFTCGESTDPWKCYTVLKESLEASHGSTIEMRRGQLELLKKNDYKPSSLLQNRKSITENEKPVFQEKNQEVSKISKEIWFTERDENLALSLKHKGNSLFKKQSQFQKVEVFDTFAFGKALVLDGLVVATQKDEAAYHEMLVHPAFTFYDNFHSITNSEPKKTGIKVLIIGGGDGGTAREVLRYDFVEKVVMIEQDKTVTEAAQAHFEGLASALENPKLELVFAEANQFLNSYSEEDKKQSFDIIIVDAADTIQEPVLDTFFFKKLYDLLGDNGILATQCDAPRWHQERFVSIISSLKSVFSFNQDNKTVLPYLSSVASLPTGMWGFACASKNQEIFTKNTEENKESSQKSSLSFYDDLFYYNQEIHKAAFCLPNFIKKIVS, from the coding sequence TTGAACGCACTAGGAAGACATGTCATTGTAGAACTTTACGATTGCAAACCTGCACTTTTAGATGATGTTACGCACGTACAAAATGCTATGCAAAATGCAGCACAAGAAGCAGGAGCAACCATCATAAATCTTACCTTTCATCATTTTTCGCCGTATGGAGTTTCAGGTGTGGTAGTAATTGAGGAAAGTCATTTAGCTATTCATACGTGGCCAGAATGGGGTTTTGCTTCTATTGATTTGTTTACTTGTGGCGAAAGTACAGACCCTTGGAAATGCTATACTGTTTTGAAAGAATCTCTTGAAGCAAGTCATGGTTCAACCATAGAAATGCGAAGAGGACAATTAGAACTGTTGAAAAAAAATGACTACAAACCTTCTTCACTTCTTCAAAATCGTAAATCTATAACTGAAAATGAAAAACCTGTTTTTCAAGAAAAAAATCAAGAAGTAAGTAAAATAAGTAAAGAAATTTGGTTTACAGAGCGAGATGAAAATCTTGCTTTATCACTCAAACATAAAGGCAATTCATTATTCAAAAAACAAAGTCAGTTTCAGAAAGTAGAAGTTTTTGATACGTTTGCTTTTGGGAAAGCTTTAGTTTTAGATGGTTTGGTAGTGGCTACGCAAAAAGATGAAGCAGCATATCACGAAATGCTTGTTCACCCTGCTTTTACTTTTTACGATAATTTCCATTCTATTACTAATTCAGAACCTAAAAAAACAGGAATTAAAGTTTTGATTATTGGAGGAGGAGATGGAGGAACGGCAAGAGAAGTCTTGCGTTATGATTTTGTAGAAAAAGTAGTAATGATTGAGCAAGACAAAACGGTTACAGAGGCTGCTCAAGCTCATTTTGAAGGTCTTGCTAGTGCATTAGAAAATCCAAAGTTAGAACTCGTTTTTGCAGAGGCAAATCAATTCCTAAATAGTTATTCTGAAGAGGATAAAAAACAGTCTTTTGATATAATAATTGTAGATGCAGCTGATACGATTCAAGAGCCTGTTTTAGATACATTTTTCTTCAAAAAGTTATATGATTTATTAGGTGATAATGGCATTTTAGCTACTCAATGTGATGCGCCTCGTTGGCATCAAGAGCGTTTTGTAAGTATTATTAGTTCCTTAAAAAGTGTGTTTTCATTCAATCAAGATAACAAAACTGTTCTACCTTATTTGAGTTCGGTGGCTTCTCTTCCAACTGGAATGTGGGGATTTGCATGTGCGAGTAAAAATCAAGAAATTTTCACAAAAAATACAGAAGAAAATAAAGAATCTTCTCAAAAATCTTCTCTTAGTTTTTATGATGATTTATTTTACTACAATCAAGAAATTCATAAAGCTGCCTTTTGTCTTCCCAATTTTATCAAAAAAATAGTGAGTTAA
- a CDS encoding DUF3037 domain-containing protein, translating to MQDKFTFKYAIIRIVPKVEREEFFNVGVIVFCKRKKFLDIKYNISKTKLKAFSCEVEFELLNDYLKAWKLVCEGNSSSGKIGQLELSERFGWLTASRSTIIQSSKTYSGLDSDPAKVLENIFEAFVS from the coding sequence ATGCAAGATAAATTTACATTCAAATACGCCATTATCAGAATTGTTCCAAAAGTAGAACGAGAAGAATTCTTCAATGTCGGTGTCATCGTTTTTTGTAAACGAAAAAAATTCTTAGATATCAAATATAACATTAGTAAGACCAAACTAAAGGCATTTTCCTGTGAAGTAGAATTTGAGTTATTGAATGATTATTTGAAAGCATGGAAACTAGTTTGTGAAGGAAATTCTTCAAGTGGGAAAATAGGTCAGTTAGAATTATCTGAGCGTTTTGGTTGGCTTACAGCCAGTAGAAGTACAATCATTCAAAGCTCCAAAACCTACTCTGGATTAGACAGCGACCCAGCAAAAGTATTAGAAAATATATTTGAAGCATTTGTTTCATAA
- a CDS encoding SGNH/GDSL hydrolase family protein, translating into MKLYKKFFSRRTGVAMLATMGLFACQPEIEVETPVSGSADFTTYVALGNSLTAGFADGGVYREAQINSYPEMMAKSMQETGGATGFSTPLMPTGNGSGYLQLQLINGAPTPVPVAADPSAFASIASGGPYQNLGVPGARVKNLTQVGYGSSQGNPFYARFASNPGATVVGEAAAQNPTFFTLWIGNNDVLGYATSGGDQGGDEITPVEEFRADFDKIMVGMDGASGGAIANIPNILAAPYFTTAAYNAFVIDAAQAAALNAGLRATVEAGARPQVVAGVTAVVREQVTAGVTEFVRENQVRPGVTAVVTDTVRARVTRGLRAQIRPQVTAAVRAQAIQNALDAGASQTAAEAAADAFIASSDGQAAIEAQLDTQIQTPEAQAGIEAEVQNQLETDEVKAQIEANIDEQMQSPLVQAGIQAEVDTRMQSPEIQATIEENVQAQLETIFATLPSVSEGANPFVIQGAPSATNPTGLRSATPDDLILLTVLSYTASPEFQALPVLPESLVLDVDEQAKVNAAIDAYNGVIQDAAGSKYAYVDINDFFGKVISGFSYQGVTYSPTFVTGGAFSLDGIHLTQRGYALAGNEFIKSINAKYNAKLSLINTNDYRGVLFP; encoded by the coding sequence ATGAAATTATACAAAAAATTTTTCTCACGCCGGACAGGTGTAGCAATGCTCGCTACTATGGGGCTTTTTGCTTGTCAGCCAGAAATTGAAGTCGAAACCCCAGTAAGTGGTAGTGCAGACTTTACAACCTATGTAGCTTTAGGAAACTCACTCACAGCAGGTTTTGCAGATGGTGGAGTATATCGTGAAGCACAAATCAATTCTTACCCTGAAATGATGGCGAAGAGTATGCAAGAAACAGGTGGAGCAACAGGTTTCTCAACTCCTCTAATGCCAACAGGTAATGGTAGTGGGTATTTACAACTGCAATTAATCAATGGTGCTCCTACTCCTGTTCCTGTAGCTGCAGACCCTAGTGCATTTGCATCGATTGCTAGTGGAGGACCTTATCAAAACTTAGGCGTACCAGGTGCTAGAGTAAAAAACCTAACTCAAGTAGGTTATGGTTCATCACAAGGAAACCCATTTTATGCTCGTTTTGCATCTAACCCTGGAGCTACAGTAGTAGGAGAGGCAGCAGCTCAAAACCCTACTTTTTTTACTCTTTGGATTGGAAATAATGATGTTTTAGGTTATGCTACTTCGGGTGGCGACCAAGGAGGAGATGAAATTACTCCAGTAGAAGAGTTTAGAGCTGACTTTGATAAAATCATGGTTGGTATGGATGGTGCTAGTGGTGGTGCAATTGCTAATATTCCTAATATCTTAGCTGCTCCTTATTTCACAACAGCAGCGTACAATGCTTTTGTTATTGATGCTGCACAAGCAGCAGCTCTTAATGCTGGTCTTCGTGCAACAGTAGAAGCTGGAGCTAGACCACAGGTAGTGGCAGGAGTTACAGCAGTTGTTAGAGAACAGGTAACAGCAGGAGTTACAGAGTTTGTACGTGAAAACCAAGTAAGACCAGGTGTAACAGCAGTTGTAACAGATACTGTTAGAGCTAGAGTAACTAGAGGTTTACGTGCACAAATAAGACCTCAAGTAACAGCAGCTGTTAGAGCACAGGCTATACAAAATGCCTTAGATGCAGGTGCTTCACAAACTGCAGCAGAAGCTGCAGCAGATGCTTTTATTGCAAGTTCTGATGGACAGGCAGCTATTGAAGCTCAACTAGATACACAGATTCAAACACCAGAAGCACAAGCTGGAATAGAAGCTGAAGTGCAAAATCAGTTAGAAACAGATGAGGTAAAGGCGCAAATAGAAGCTAATATTGATGAACAAATGCAAAGCCCACTGGTACAAGCAGGAATACAAGCAGAGGTAGATACACGTATGCAATCTCCAGAGATACAAGCTACTATTGAGGAAAATGTACAAGCTCAATTGGAGACAATATTTGCTACATTGCCATCAGTTTCAGAAGGAGCAAATCCATTTGTTATTCAAGGTGCACCTAGTGCTACTAATCCAACAGGGTTACGTTCGGCTACTCCAGATGATTTAATTCTTCTTACAGTGCTTTCTTATACTGCTAGTCCAGAGTTTCAAGCTCTTCCAGTTCTTCCTGAAAGTCTTGTATTAGATGTAGATGAACAAGCAAAAGTAAATGCAGCTATTGATGCTTATAATGGTGTTATCCAAGATGCAGCAGGTTCAAAATATGCGTATGTAGATATTAACGACTTCTTTGGTAAAGTAATATCTGGCTTTTCTTATCAAGGTGTTACATATAGTCCTACTTTCGTAACAGGTGGTGCATTTAGTCTAGATGGAATTCATCTTACTCAGCGTGGTTATGCACTTGCTGGAAATGAATTTATTAAATCTATCAATGCAAAATATAATGCAAAATTATCATTGATTAATACTAATGATTATCGTGGTGTATTATTCCCTTAA
- a CDS encoding acyl-CoA desaturase — translation MKNYVKFKPKDKSLFFPTLKKRVDDYFVTNNISKNANTGMVIKTIILLSSYILPFVYILTYNPSFIVSTILWAIMGFGIAGIGMSVMHDANHGSYSHSEFVNKMLGNTLTLVGGSVDNWKVQHNLLHHTFTNVVHQDDDISDKFVLRFSPHTEVKWFHKYQYIYAFFFYGLQTIYWVFVKDFLQFKRYVIRGEKKWVTFIKLMLSKIIYTFIVLIMPIVFFDIPVLNVAVGFLVMQFIAGLVLTVIFQLAHTVEGTTHPLPNEKNEIKQDWAIHQMNTTVDFAPKNKLLSWYIGGLNFQVEHHLFTKICHIHYPEISKIVQQTAAEFDVPYLLNEKFSDALMAHVNALKRFGKEESGLLV, via the coding sequence ATGAAAAATTACGTAAAGTTTAAGCCTAAAGATAAGAGTTTATTTTTTCCTACACTCAAAAAAAGAGTTGATGATTATTTTGTTACCAATAATATTAGTAAAAATGCCAATACAGGTATGGTAATCAAGACAATCATATTATTGTCTTCATACATTTTGCCCTTTGTTTATATATTAACTTATAATCCAAGTTTTATTGTTTCGACTATTCTTTGGGCAATAATGGGATTTGGAATTGCTGGGATTGGAATGAGTGTAATGCATGATGCTAACCACGGTTCATATTCTCATTCAGAATTTGTAAACAAAATGTTGGGAAATACGCTCACTTTAGTTGGTGGTTCGGTTGATAACTGGAAAGTACAGCATAATTTATTGCATCATACATTTACGAATGTGGTTCATCAAGATGATGATATTTCTGATAAATTTGTCTTGCGTTTCTCACCTCATACAGAAGTAAAATGGTTTCATAAGTATCAGTATATTTATGCTTTCTTTTTCTATGGATTACAAACTATTTATTGGGTTTTTGTAAAAGATTTTCTTCAATTCAAACGCTATGTCATAAGAGGAGAAAAAAAATGGGTTACATTTATAAAATTAATGCTATCTAAAATTATATATACTTTTATTGTATTGATAATGCCTATCGTTTTTTTTGATATTCCTGTTTTGAATGTAGCCGTTGGTTTTTTGGTTATGCAATTTATAGCAGGATTAGTGCTTACCGTAATTTTTCAATTAGCGCATACAGTAGAAGGAACGACTCATCCACTTCCTAACGAAAAAAATGAAATTAAACAAGATTGGGCAATTCATCAAATGAACACAACCGTAGATTTTGCGCCTAAAAACAAGTTACTCTCGTGGTATATTGGTGGTCTTAATTTTCAAGTAGAGCATCATTTATTTACCAAAATTTGTCATATTCATTATCCAGAAATATCAAAAATTGTACAGCAAACAGCTGCTGAATTTGATGTTCCTTATCTACTCAATGAAAAATTTTCTGATGCCCTTATGGCTCACGTAAATGCTCTCAAACGATTTGGAAAAGAAGAAAGTGGGTTATTGGTTTAA
- the aat gene encoding leucyl/phenylalanyl-tRNA--protein transferase, protein MAYRLNPNTLDFPPVQYSDEDGLLAVGGDLSEERIKKAYNNGIFPWYSDYSPILWWSPNPRFVILPQNFKFSKSLRPILRKREFRVTINTAFERVIQHCKMNNRPNQHGTWITTEMQQAFINLHYEGFAHSIEVWRDDKLVGGLYGEIVGTCFFGESMFALENNASKVGFVVLIKNLLHYGFEMIDCQVFTEHLARFGADMIPRKDFIQRLEKGKEKPFDKAVFEKNFNDSVEFIFS, encoded by the coding sequence ATGGCTTATCGTCTTAATCCTAATACACTAGATTTTCCTCCTGTTCAATATTCTGATGAGGACGGACTTTTGGCAGTAGGTGGAGATTTATCAGAAGAGCGAATTAAAAAAGCATATAATAATGGAATTTTTCCTTGGTATTCGGACTATAGTCCTATTTTATGGTGGTCGCCTAATCCACGGTTTGTTATCTTGCCCCAAAACTTCAAGTTCTCCAAAAGTCTTAGACCTATTTTAAGAAAAAGAGAATTTAGAGTTACTATAAATACAGCTTTTGAGAGGGTAATACAGCACTGTAAGATGAATAATCGCCCTAATCAACACGGAACTTGGATTACTACTGAAATGCAACAGGCTTTTATAAATCTTCATTATGAAGGTTTTGCTCATTCGATAGAAGTTTGGAGAGACGATAAGCTTGTAGGAGGTTTATACGGAGAAATTGTAGGAACTTGTTTTTTTGGAGAATCTATGTTTGCTTTAGAAAATAATGCTTCAAAAGTTGGTTTTGTAGTTTTGATAAAAAACCTATTGCATTACGGTTTTGAAATGATTGATTGTCAGGTTTTTACAGAGCATTTGGCTAGGTTTGGTGCTGATATGATTCCTCGTAAAGACTTCATACAACGATTGGAAAAAGGAAAAGAAAAGCCTTTTGATAAAGCAGTATTTGAGAAAAATTTTAATGATTCAGTCGAATTTATTTTTTCATAA
- a CDS encoding phosphatase PAP2 family protein, with translation MTFIEKIDQLDKQLLLFLNGLHHPFMDDLMWYISLKYTWIPIYLALIFILYKLFGVKHFWKIVLGILISVALADQFASGFCKPFFERFRPSHSPEIENLVHILRDYRGGKYGFISSHASTTFSLSFFVFLALKRFDKQIWVKILRYGSLIWAALVAYSRVYLGVHYVGDILAGAVAGVLIAWFVFWIYTLLEKRFSVSLQKTSDSFLE, from the coding sequence ATGACCTTCATAGAAAAAATAGATCAATTAGATAAACAACTTTTATTATTTTTAAATGGACTTCATCATCCTTTTATGGACGATTTGATGTGGTATATTTCTTTAAAATATACTTGGATTCCTATTTATCTAGCTTTGATTTTTATTCTTTATAAGCTCTTTGGGGTCAAACACTTTTGGAAAATAGTTTTGGGGATTCTCATTTCGGTAGCTTTAGCAGACCAGTTTGCATCTGGGTTTTGCAAACCCTTTTTTGAGCGTTTTCGCCCTTCTCATAGTCCAGAAATAGAAAATTTAGTTCATATTTTAAGAGATTATAGAGGAGGGAAGTATGGTTTTATTTCTTCTCACGCTTCTACTACTTTTAGCTTGTCTTTTTTTGTTTTTTTAGCTTTAAAGCGTTTTGATAAACAAATTTGGGTAAAAATTTTGCGTTATGGTTCCCTTATTTGGGCTGCCTTAGTAGCTTATTCTCGTGTTTATTTGGGCGTACATTATGTAGGCGATATTTTGGCAGGTGCAGTAGCAGGAGTTTTGATAGCTTGGTTTGTTTTTTGGATTTATACTCTTTTAGAAAAACGTTTTTCTGTATCTTTGCAAAAAACTTCTGATAGCTTCTTAGAGTAA
- a CDS encoding energy transducer TonB — translation MKLIYSSFVLVILFISTGFVFSTPRIGNYNESFQIENNLILQDTSKKRHEVTLLDVPPEFKGGMSKFYEYVSDSLVYPESARKKGIEGSVSLEFIVDKKGNITNVEVVKSLNKECDEEAVRVLQQSPQWKAGYHNGRIVKVRMTLPIIFKLNPEEESGEEIIDIDY, via the coding sequence ATGAAATTAATATATAGCAGTTTTGTCTTGGTAATACTTTTTATAAGTACAGGATTTGTTTTTTCTACTCCTAGAATCGGTAATTATAATGAGAGTTTTCAAATAGAAAATAATCTTATTTTACAAGATACTTCTAAAAAGAGACACGAAGTAACACTTTTGGATGTTCCACCTGAATTTAAGGGAGGAATGAGTAAATTTTATGAATATGTTTCTGATAGTCTGGTTTACCCAGAATCGGCTCGTAAAAAAGGAATAGAAGGAAGTGTTTCTCTAGAATTTATTGTAGATAAAAAAGGGAATATAACCAATGTGGAAGTTGTGAAATCTTTAAACAAAGAATGTGATGAAGAAGCTGTAAGAGTACTACAACAATCTCCACAGTGGAAAGCAGGTTACCACAATGGAAGAATAGTAAAAGTAAGAATGACTCTACCCATTATTTTCAAACTAAATCCTGAAGAAGAATCTGGAGAAGAAATAATAGATATAGATTATTAA
- a CDS encoding outer membrane protein transport protein — translation MKKFLKKATTGIIGAGLLSAGVLLSSSNAMASGYQVVLQGSRVTAMGNCAVGFRSGAPSLFFNPGAMAMEQNSSIMLGANFVSSNVQYAAPNSTYRAETDSPLGTPFFLYGIYSVNEKLNVGLGVVTPFGSTVTWGDEWQGRFSLNELSLAAFVVQPTVSYQVSEKFGIGAGLDIAFGSVFLQRSAPLEGQDGSLVNAKDGSAAPAGSKPYASLEGSATPAVGFNVGAYYEASEKFSLGINYRSKVDLTVEDGEATFIVPSLVQTQFQADKFNSTLPLPSVFSIGAGIKPTDKLQLALEWSMTGWSAYEELKFEYNAPVLGNSETVSERNYKNSSVFKLGAEYMATESLALRGGIYYDQTAVDDGYITPETPDANTIGYTLGLGYTVGERFTIDVHYLLVDKAERENVAAPNSGGIDGTFEAGANIFGFGLSYKFGGSTKAAE, via the coding sequence ATGAAAAAATTTCTCAAAAAAGCCACCACTGGCATCATTGGAGCAGGTCTGCTAAGTGCAGGTGTACTTCTTTCAAGCTCAAATGCTATGGCAAGTGGTTATCAAGTTGTCTTGCAAGGTAGCCGAGTAACGGCAATGGGTAACTGTGCTGTCGGATTTCGTTCTGGTGCGCCAAGCCTTTTCTTTAACCCAGGTGCAATGGCAATGGAGCAGAATAGTTCTATTATGTTGGGAGCAAACTTTGTAAGTTCTAACGTTCAATATGCAGCTCCAAATAGTACATATAGAGCAGAAACAGATTCTCCTCTTGGTACACCTTTTTTCTTATATGGTATTTATAGTGTAAACGAAAAACTTAATGTAGGCTTAGGCGTTGTTACTCCTTTTGGTTCGACAGTAACTTGGGGAGATGAGTGGCAGGGACGTTTTTCTTTAAATGAACTTAGTTTAGCTGCTTTTGTTGTTCAACCAACAGTAAGTTATCAAGTTTCTGAAAAGTTCGGCATTGGTGCTGGTCTTGATATTGCATTTGGTTCGGTTTTTCTTCAACGTAGTGCTCCTTTAGAAGGGCAAGATGGAAGCTTGGTAAACGCCAAAGATGGAAGTGCAGCTCCAGCTGGAAGCAAACCTTATGCTTCACTAGAAGGAAGCGCAACACCTGCAGTAGGTTTCAATGTTGGAGCTTATTATGAAGCAAGTGAAAAGTTCTCTTTAGGTATAAACTATCGTTCTAAAGTAGATTTGACAGTAGAAGATGGTGAAGCCACTTTTATTGTTCCTAGCTTAGTTCAAACTCAATTTCAGGCAGATAAATTTAACTCTACTCTTCCTTTGCCTTCTGTATTTTCAATAGGAGCAGGTATAAAACCAACAGACAAACTACAACTTGCTTTAGAATGGAGTATGACAGGCTGGTCAGCTTATGAAGAATTAAAATTTGAGTATAATGCACCTGTATTAGGCAACTCAGAAACAGTTTCAGAACGTAATTACAAAAACTCTTCTGTATTCAAATTAGGTGCAGAATATATGGCTACCGAGTCATTAGCTCTTCGTGGTGGTATTTATTACGACCAAACTGCAGTAGATGATGGATATATAACTCCAGAAACTCCTGATGCAAACACAATTGGTTATACTCTAGGGTTAGGCTATACTGTTGGAGAACGTTTCACAATTGATGTTCATTATCTATTAGTAGATAAAGCAGAACGTGAAAATGTAGCTGCACCAAACTCAGGGGGAATTGATGGAACTTTCGAAGCAGGTGCAAATATATTTGGCTTTGGTCTTTCTTACAAATTTGGTGGTTCTACAAAGGCTGCTGAATAA
- a CDS encoding energy transducer TonB, with amino-acid sequence MKSNFICASVLFLAFFISTGFVFSTSSSIDFEKNNESQTNFILQDTSKEEEIERVFTIVEESPTYEGGMNEFYKYISENLTYPPNAKEKNITGKVFIQFVVDKDGSIVDAKVVKSVDKELDAEALRVIQNSPKWIAGKQRGKNVKVRMNIPIVFTLDKASEQESIFTIVEKPAHYKGGMDAFYKYVRKNLKYPESALESELEGRVFVVFVVDKEGNITETSIGKSLSPDCDAEAIRLLEESNQWTPAEQRGRKVKVRMNIPIVFKLDPKEVKKYKKAQKKKKG; translated from the coding sequence ATGAAATCTAATTTTATTTGTGCTTCTGTTTTGTTCCTTGCTTTTTTTATAAGCACAGGATTTGTTTTTTCTACTTCTTCAAGTATTGATTTTGAGAAAAATAATGAATCTCAAACTAATTTTATTTTACAAGATACTTCTAAAGAAGAAGAGATAGAACGAGTTTTTACTATTGTCGAAGAGTCTCCAACCTACGAGGGAGGAATGAATGAGTTTTATAAATATATTTCTGAAAACCTTACCTATCCACCAAATGCAAAAGAAAAAAATATTACAGGAAAAGTATTTATACAGTTTGTAGTTGATAAAGATGGAAGTATTGTTGATGCCAAAGTAGTGAAGTCTGTTGATAAAGAACTTGATGCAGAAGCATTACGAGTAATCCAAAATTCTCCAAAATGGATTGCAGGAAAGCAAAGAGGAAAAAATGTAAAAGTAAGAATGAATATTCCTATTGTTTTTACTTTAGACAAGGCTTCAGAACAAGAATCCATTTTTACAATAGTAGAAAAACCTGCTCATTATAAAGGAGGAATGGATGCTTTTTATAAATATGTAAGAAAGAACTTGAAATATCCTGAATCTGCTCTTGAAAGCGAACTTGAGGGACGAGTATTTGTTGTTTTTGTAGTGGATAAAGAGGGAAACATTACTGAAACAAGTATTGGAAAATCACTTTCTCCAGACTGTGATGCCGAAGCTATCCGTCTTTTAGAAGAATCTAATCAGTGGACTCCTGCCGAACAAAGAGGGAGAAAAGTGAAAGTAAGAATGAATATTCCAATTGTTTTTAAATTAGACCCAAAAGAAGTCAAGAAATATAAAAAGGCTCAAAAGAAGAAAAAAGGATAA
- the rpsO gene encoding 30S ribosomal protein S15, which yields MARVAYLPPAAKEEIFEKNSLQKSKKDTGSAESQIALFTHRINYLTEHLKEHKKDHAGRLGLLKLVGKRRSLLDYLIKTDVLRYRAIIKELGIRK from the coding sequence ATGGCAAGAGTTGCATATTTACCCCCAGCAGCAAAAGAAGAAATTTTTGAAAAAAATAGTCTTCAAAAAAGTAAAAAAGATACAGGTTCAGCAGAATCTCAAATCGCTCTTTTTACACACCGTATCAACTACCTTACAGAACACTTGAAAGAACACAAAAAAGACCACGCAGGTCGTTTGGGGCTTTTGAAATTGGTAGGTAAGCGTCGTAGCTTATTAGATTACCTTATCAAAACTGATGTATTGCGTTACCGTGCTATCATCAAAGAATTAGGAATCCGTAAGTAA
- a CDS encoding HipA family kinase gives MKKTDIRTLEVIQYLQPLREGGSLPAIVKGDDDFLYVLKFRGAGQGKMALIAEFIGGELARAIGLKVPELVFMNLDESFSKTQPDEEIQDLLKFSVGLNLGLQFLSSAITYDPLVNDVDEMIASKVVLLDSIITNIDRTDKNTNLLHWNNELWIIDNGASFYFHHNWENWRNHLTRTFPLIKDHVLLKKAKKLTEVALEIKQALSQERIIDIVNSIPEDWLTSESISLNPQEMREAYIEFITTKLNNIDLLVKEATEARYAR, from the coding sequence ATGAAAAAAACAGACATTCGAACCCTAGAGGTTATTCAATATTTACAACCTTTACGAGAAGGAGGTTCTCTTCCTGCTATTGTTAAAGGCGATGATGATTTTTTGTATGTCCTAAAGTTTAGAGGAGCTGGGCAAGGAAAAATGGCTCTAATTGCTGAGTTTATTGGAGGCGAACTTGCACGAGCAATAGGTTTGAAAGTTCCTGAATTAGTTTTTATGAATCTTGACGAATCCTTTAGCAAGACTCAACCCGATGAAGAAATTCAAGATTTATTAAAGTTTAGTGTTGGGCTTAATTTGGGCTTACAGTTTTTATCTTCTGCCATTACCTACGACCCACTTGTCAATGATGTAGATGAGATGATTGCCTCTAAAGTAGTTTTACTAGATAGTATTATCACTAATATTGACCGAACAGACAAAAATACTAATTTATTGCATTGGAATAATGAGTTATGGATAATTGATAATGGAGCAAGTTTTTATTTTCATCATAATTGGGAAAATTGGAGAAATCACTTGACCAGAACATTCCCTCTTATCAAAGACCATGTTCTTCTAAAAAAAGCCAAAAAACTAACTGAGGTTGCTTTAGAAATCAAACAAGCTTTAAGTCAAGAGAGAATTATTGATATTGTAAATTCCATTCCAGAAGACTGGCTAACAAGTGAATCTATTAGTCTAAATCCTCAAGAAATGAGAGAAGCCTACATCGAATTTATAACAACCAAACTTAACAATATTGATTTATTAGTCAAAGAAGCTACTGAAGCAAGATATGCAAGATAA